One Amblyomma americanum isolate KBUSLIRL-KWMA chromosome 8, ASM5285725v1, whole genome shotgun sequence DNA window includes the following coding sequences:
- the Mnat9 gene encoding microtubule-associated Nat9, whose amino-acid sequence MKINAKTQVWSQSVVLVPYKEHHVAKYHEWMKDPYLQAMTASEPLTLDQEYEMQKSWLEDEDKCTFIILDKHVYESSRDEVDAMIGDVNLFFNDQDRVRDAEIEVMIAESSQRQKGRGKEAILLMMRYGVEKLHVNAFSAKIKLSNTVSRRLFEKIGFTLVSTSDVFEEATYHLEVDEELKTSLHCATPDYRLEEMAYD is encoded by the exons ATGAAGATCAATGCGAAGACGCAAGTTTGGTCTCAAAGCGTGGTTCTAGTCCCTTACAAAGAGCATCACGTAGCAAA GTATCACGAATGGATGAAGGACCCTTACCTCCAAGCCATGACTGCCTCCGAGCCTTTGACGTTGGATCAGGAATACGAGATGCAAAAGTCGTGGCTAGAGGACGAAGACA AGTGCACTTTTATCATTTTGGACAAACACGTTTACGAAAGCAGCCGGGATGAAGTGg atgCAATGATTGGCGATGTCAACTTGTTCTTTAACGACCAAGACCGTGTTCGGGATGCAGAAATTGAGGTTATGATAGCAG AGTCGTCACAGCGCCAGAAAGGTCGTGGCAAGGAAGCCATTCTGCTAATGATGAGATACG GAGTTGAAAAGCTTCATGTCAATGCTTTTTCGGCCAAGATCAAATTGAGCAACACAGTGAGCAGAAGACTATTTGAGAAGATAGGATTTACTCTG GTATCAACAAGTGATGTTTTTGAAGAGGCGACATACCATCTGGAGGTTGATGAGGAGTTAAAAACAAGCTTGCATTGTGCTACACCAGATTACAGACTTGAAGAAATGGCATATGACTAG